A segment of the Dissulfuribacter thermophilus genome:
ACGGGTAGATCCAAGGGGCCTGACTTCTTTTTCTTGTAAAACTCGTAAAAGCTTTGTCTGCAGCGAAACTGGCATCTCTCCGATCTCATCGAGCAATATTGATGACCTATTTGCCTCGATGAAAAGCCCCTTTTTATCGTTCACTGCTCCAGTAAACGCCCCCTTTTCATAACCAAATAGTTCACTTTCCAGGATATTTTCAGGAAGAGCAGCACAATTTACTGAAATTAATTGTCTCTTTGATCTCCTACTAAGGGCGTGAATCGCTCGGGCTGCAAGCTCTTTACCAGTGCCGCTTTCTCCTCTGATAAGAACTGTTTCGTCTGAATCTGCTACCTGTCTTATAAGTGTCTTTACTTCTTGAATCGGTTGCGATGACCCTATGATCCCATAAAAGTCATACTCTGTCTTAACAGCCTGGGTGAGCCTTTCATTTTCCCGTAGAAGCCTTGTCCTCTCTACTGCCCGGTTCACAGCATGAAACACCTTTGTATTGTCAAATGGTTTTTCAATAAAATCGTACGCTCCCAACTTCAGTGCCTCCACTGCCATCTCAACAGTGCCGTAACCTGTGATTACTATGACTGAACAAACAAGCTTTAGTTTTACTATCTCTTTTAGGAGGTCTATTCCACTCATGCCCTCCATTTTAACGTCAGTGATAACAACATCAGGGCGCCATTCTTTTATTATACGCAGGGCCTCAAATGGGGAATTTGATGTGATTACAGTATAATTCCCCTTACGCTCAAAAAGGCGCTTTAGCATTAGACAAAGGTCTTTTTCATCATCTACCACTAATAGTTTAGATACCTTTGGCATTTTTTTCTAAAACATCCGAACTCTTCCGCAATCAGGGCAGATCCAAGTAGGGCCATTACTCATACCCCACAAATTTTCCTTGAGACAATCGTCACAAATCTGAAAACCACAAGGACAATTCCAACAAAATGGTAATTTTCTATCGCATATCTGACATTTGAATTCTTTATGCCTCTTCCAAGATCTAGTTTTAGGAGATTTTTCCTTCATCTTTTTTACCTCTCACACATACAGTACCTTTGAACTATTGGATTCTCTGGCTCTGGGCCATCACTTTCTAAAGGGAGTTCTATTGTGAAAACAGTATTGATTCCCTTTTTCCTAAAAATTTCATCCTCAGGTGGAGAAAACACCTCAATAACTCCCTTAAGCTCCTTGATAATCCCGTAAGATACGCTAAGTCCCAATCCAGTGCCCTTACCCACGGGTTTAGTAGTAAAAAATGGATCAAACATCTTTGTCTTTATCTCATCAGGGACCCCAGGACCAGAATCACCTATCTCTATAAAAACACGCATTTTCTTAGTGTCGTATCTGGTCCTTATCATCACCAAGCCCTTTTCTCCAATAGCTTGATGGGCATTTGTGAGGATATTCAAAAAGACCTGACTAATTCTATCCTTATCTCCATAAATTTTGGGAATGGATTCAGTCAGTTCCAATACCAGTTCGATTTGATCCATCTCCAATGAGTGTCTAATGAGGGCTACAGTATGTTTAAGGCACTCATTAACATCCACTTCATCAAACTTAGCAGTTGATGTAGATCGCGCAAAGCTCAAAAGATCCGAGACTATTCTCTTACAGTTTTTTGTCTGTTTTTCAACTATTTCCAATTCTTTTAAAATCTCTTGATCGTTTTCGAAGTCTTCCTTTAAAAGTTGTGTATATCCCAAAATGATCCCTAGAGGGGTATTGATCTCATGTGCCACTCCTGCAGCCAACTGGCCTATAGCGGCCATTTTTTCAGAATAGATGAGTTTTTCAGTCATCTTTTTGAATGCCGTTATATCCTTCGCAATGCCTTCGCAACCAGTGGGTTTCCCTTTTTCATCCCTTATGGCCGCAGCGCTTATTATCATGTTTATGGTGGATCCATCCTTCTTTAAAAATTCTGCCTCAAAATCTTTGATAAATCCATCTCTACATATACTGGCATAATATGTCCTCCATTCCATTGGTTTATTGAAAAACTCCTTCATAGGGAGCCCGACTACTTCCTCTTTTTCAGTATACCCAAGTAGTTCAACGCCACTTTGGTTCATATCTGATATGCATCCCTTTTCGTCGCAAAAGAAAATGGCATCCTTAGAATTCTCAAAGAGCCTTCTAAATTTTTGTTGGGAGAGCATGAGTTCTTGTGTCCTGATCCTCACCCTATCTTCCAGGGTTCGATTGAGTTCCCGTAACTCCCTGTGAGTTGCTTCAAGTTCCTCCTTAGCCGACCTCACGGCTTCAGCCTCTTCTCTTATCAAGGCCATTACCCCTCTGATATTCGGATAATAGAAGGTCAGTATCCCGACAGAGACAAAGGTCATTGTATTGAGACCGCCGCTAAAAGGGCTTATCAGTTTCCAAAGCCCGGTCTCTCCCCAAAACATCAAGATGAAACGAACTGCATGTCCAAAACTCCTTGAGATAGAGAGGGCAACAAATGAAATTGAGAGCCAAAATAGATATGAAAAGAGTACGCTTTTAGGATGTTTTGTCACCAAATCCTTTGCGTATCTAAAGGCCATAATAGATAGGCACACCATTAGGATTGCGCCCAAAAAATCCATGAGATATACAGGGAAAAGGGGGAGACCGTGACTCACGCCCCTCCTCCATGATCATTGATATGGCAATTTTCATCTTTTTCCCGCCTAGATGAAAAGGCTCGTAGACTGAGTACTAGAAAGAGCATTGCCGGAATGCACAAAAGATGGTCATTTCTAAGGACATAGTATATTAGCTCCTTGGCAGTTATTGGAGGAAGAAGAGCATGATCAAATATATTAGATGGCATGTACAGCGAGGACTCTGGGATTCCAACAAATAGTATGTGTGCTGCAAGGGTATCTATATTCCAAAGGAGAAACATGAATAGGCTCAGCTTTAAAAAACGCCATGCTGCGCTCTTACCTGGAGGGTGCTTTTTGAATAAATATAAGAGAAAAATTATGGCTAAGGAGAAAAAGATGTGGGCGAGCATGTGGACATATAGCCCTTCAGGGGGGCCATGGACCTGAACAGCATAAGCAGGGTTTCCAAAGAGTAAAAAAGATAATAATATGATTACAAAGAACATGTTAATTTTTTCTCACTAGATGCATTTTGTGTCAAGAGGTCCAAATCGTGAGGAGGTAAACTCAACACCTATGAACGAAGTTATCAAGGCAATCTACGAAAGAAGGAGCGTAAGGGACTTCACTGCTGAGCCCGTACCAAGAGAACATATCATGGAGATATTAAAAGCAGGTTCATGGGCACCTTCTGGATTAAATAACCAACCGTGGCGTTTTGCCATTGTCACTGATCCTGCACTCAAGGAGAAATTCGAACCTCTTACTAAGTATACAAGAATTATTAAATCAGCACAATGTTTGCTGCCGGTCTTCATATCTAAATCAAAGATGTATCACGAGACTAAGGACCATCAGGCAATTGGGGCATGCCTTCAAAATATGCTATTGTGTGCTCATTCACTGGGACTTGGAGCAGTGTGGCTCGGAGAAATACTAAAAAGTGGAGATGAAGTCAGAAAGTTGTTAGGCCTTTCTGAGGATCTCGAGCTAATGGCAGTGATTGCCCTAGGGTGGCCCAAAAACAGGGATCAGAAGTCCAGGAGGATACCATTGGAGGAACTGATCGTATTTGACAACTGAGGAGGCAAATTTAAATGTATCTAAAAAAATCTTTTCGTAATATCTGCCTATTATGGCTCATCTTCTTTAGTTTCGGATGTGCCCAGTACACCCCTTCTACTTTTAATAGCGCATCCAATCCCGAAGAAGAGACTGCAACAAAAACAGGTCCTACGATCCAATATCAATTTCCAGACCTACCTATACCAATGGAACTCACAAAGGTTCAAGAAAGGACCATGATCATCAGGACTCCTACTTACCAAGGGGGGATATTGACCTACAAAGGACGGATCACAAGTGACTCTTTAGAAGGCTTTTTCATGGAAAATCTCCCAAAACATAACTGGATCTTTCAGGGATCATTACATGGTAAAAGCCTTTTTTTGGCTTTTTCAAAAGATCTTGGTGCCCAATGCCTTATTAAAATTTCAGATGAAGCATTTAACACAGTGGTGGAGATATGGTTGAGCGAGCCCCTTGGGGTAACGGAATAGGACTCTCGAATAAAAACATCCTTTTTGGAATAACCGGAGGGATCGCGGCTTTTAAGGCTGCTTTCTATCTTCGCAGTCTTAAAAATTTTGGGGCCAAAGTAGTCCCTGTCCTCACAGAAAATGCGGCAAAATTCGTGACTCCCATGACCTTTTCAGCACTCGCTAATGAGAAGGCCTGGCTTGACGCATTCGATAGTGATCCTTCATCCCTCTTTGCACACATTGAAATCCCAAAAGATGCAGACTGCTTTGTAGTGTGTCCGGCAACTGCCAACTGTCTTGCAAAGGCTGCAAACGGTATTGCAGATGATCTTCTCACAACCATGATCCTGGCCTATAAGGGAAGCGTACTGTTTTTCCCATCCATGAATCCAGCCATGTACCAAAATCCTGCAACCCAGAACAATATAGAAAAGCTCAGGAAATTAGGTCATGTGGTTGTGGAGCCAGCTACTGGGCAGGTAGCCTGCGGAGACCAAGGCCAGGGAAGGCTCGTGGAGTTCGAAGAGTTTCTACACGAGGTCCAAAGTAGTCTTTTACCCAAACCCCTCTTGGGTAAAAAAATATTGGTGACCGCTGGTCCCACAAGGGAACCAATTGACCCAGTGAGATTCCTGTCCAACAAGTCCTCTGGGAAAATGGGTTTTGAGATTGCCTGGGCATGTAAAATGCTAGGTGCTGAAGTAACATTAATCAAAGGCCCTACCCAGCTTTCACCTCCAAATGTTCACACGCTCTTGAGCGTTGAAACCGCAGATGAGATGTTTGAGGCTGTTAAAGAAGTATTTCCTCAGATGGATGTAGTCATAATGACCGCAGCTGTGGCTGACTATACCCCTGAAAGAGTATCAAAGACAAAAATCAAAAAGAAAGACTATGGAGAAGAGAATCTAAACATCAGCCTAAAAAAGACCCAGGATATCCTAAAATATATTTCACGGAACAGGTCCTCCAAACAGGTGATAGTAGGCTTTTGTGCTGAGACTGAAAATCTCATTGAAAATGCAAGGAAAAAATTGGCCAACAAGCCAGTTGACATGCTCGTATGCAATGATATCACAGAAAAAGGAGCAGGTTTTGACAAAAATACCAATAAGGTTTCAATCCTTTACGGTGATGGATCTAAGATTGAAGAACTTCCCCTCATGTCAAAGGCCAATTTAGCCTTGGAACTCATGAACCGTGTTTCCAGCCTACTTTAAAAACACAATCATGATCTTAACAATTGACTTTTCTCTTTCTCTTTGGTATGTGAAAGGTCGTGTGCCGGAGTGGTGGAACTGGTAGACGCGCCGGACTCAAAATCCGGTGGCCTTCGGGCCGTGCGAGTTCGACTCTCGCCTCCGGCACCAAATAATTTCAGTACATCACACTCAAAAATCCCCGCCAAAACCTTCTTAAATCCCACTTGTGGTAGGTAACATTCAACATAATCCCAGATTATGCACTTCAAATTCCTGAAGCAAGTAATTTCTTTGAATTATTGTATAGTTAGCATCTATCTATTTTCGCTGTACCTTCACCCAAAAGGTGAAACTCAATCGGTTATAAATCTTCAGGCATTTGAAGCCGCAAGGGGCTCGCAATTTTACCGAATCTGCTTTGTTGTCGGGCACTTGAAGTACCTAAGTACGTTTGCATACCCTCCGCCTTGCATCTTCGGCAAACTTGCGAGCTGCAT
Coding sequences within it:
- a CDS encoding sigma-54-dependent transcriptional regulator — translated: MPKVSKLLVVDDEKDLCLMLKRLFERKGNYTVITSNSPFEALRIIKEWRPDVVITDVKMEGMSGIDLLKEIVKLKLVCSVIVITGYGTVEMAVEALKLGAYDFIEKPFDNTKVFHAVNRAVERTRLLRENERLTQAVKTEYDFYGIIGSSQPIQEVKTLIRQVADSDETVLIRGESGTGKELAARAIHALSRRSKRQLISVNCAALPENILESELFGYEKGAFTGAVNDKKGLFIEANRSSILLDEIGEMPVSLQTKLLRVLQEKEVRPLGSTRNVSIDVRVIASTNRDLEEAMANGSFREDLYYRLNVVTIYMPPLRNMKEDIPLLAHHFLKKFSIQFQKEGITLSEDALICLSQNSWRGNIRELENTIKRAVLLNQTGKIEAQDIVCNQNSQGNRPCGNVLFDELLSKSYSVAKKELITNFSIRYIENVLSRTKGNVTEAARISGMERQALQRLLRQYGIKSSHFK
- a CDS encoding two-component system sensor histidine kinase NtrB yields the protein MSHGLPLFPVYLMDFLGAILMVCLSIMAFRYAKDLVTKHPKSVLFSYLFWLSISFVALSISRSFGHAVRFILMFWGETGLWKLISPFSGGLNTMTFVSVGILTFYYPNIRGVMALIREEAEAVRSAKEELEATHRELRELNRTLEDRVRIRTQELMLSQQKFRRLFENSKDAIFFCDEKGCISDMNQSGVELLGYTEKEEVVGLPMKEFFNKPMEWRTYYASICRDGFIKDFEAEFLKKDGSTINMIISAAAIRDEKGKPTGCEGIAKDITAFKKMTEKLIYSEKMAAIGQLAAGVAHEINTPLGIILGYTQLLKEDFENDQEILKELEIVEKQTKNCKRIVSDLLSFARSTSTAKFDEVDVNECLKHTVALIRHSLEMDQIELVLELTESIPKIYGDKDRISQVFLNILTNAHQAIGEKGLVMIRTRYDTKKMRVFIEIGDSGPGVPDEIKTKMFDPFFTTKPVGKGTGLGLSVSYGIIKELKGVIEVFSPPEDEIFRKKGINTVFTIELPLESDGPEPENPIVQRYCMCER
- a CDS encoding nitroreductase: MNEVIKAIYERRSVRDFTAEPVPREHIMEILKAGSWAPSGLNNQPWRFAIVTDPALKEKFEPLTKYTRIIKSAQCLLPVFISKSKMYHETKDHQAIGACLQNMLLCAHSLGLGAVWLGEILKSGDEVRKLLGLSEDLELMAVIALGWPKNRDQKSRRIPLEELIVFDN
- the coaBC gene encoding bifunctional phosphopantothenoylcysteine decarboxylase/phosphopantothenate--cysteine ligase CoaBC is translated as MVERAPWGNGIGLSNKNILFGITGGIAAFKAAFYLRSLKNFGAKVVPVLTENAAKFVTPMTFSALANEKAWLDAFDSDPSSLFAHIEIPKDADCFVVCPATANCLAKAANGIADDLLTTMILAYKGSVLFFPSMNPAMYQNPATQNNIEKLRKLGHVVVEPATGQVACGDQGQGRLVEFEEFLHEVQSSLLPKPLLGKKILVTAGPTREPIDPVRFLSNKSSGKMGFEIAWACKMLGAEVTLIKGPTQLSPPNVHTLLSVETADEMFEAVKEVFPQMDVVIMTAAVADYTPERVSKTKIKKKDYGEENLNISLKKTQDILKYISRNRSSKQVIVGFCAETENLIENARKKLANKPVDMLVCNDITEKGAGFDKNTNKVSILYGDGSKIEELPLMSKANLALELMNRVSSLL